The sequence GGCGTGGTCGACGGCGTACTCGTGGTGGTCCTCCTCGACGTAGCCGATGGCGTCGGTGACGAGGACGGGACGGTAGTCCCGGAGGCCCGCGCTCCCCGCGGTGTGGAGGACACAGACGTTGGCGAGCGTCCCGCAGATGAGCAGGTCGTCGATGCCGCGGGCCGAGAGCCAGCCGTCGAGTTCCGTCCCGTGGAAAGCGTCGTACGTGTGTTTCTCGACGACGTGGTCAGTGGGGCGCACGTCGAGGTCGTCGACGAGTTCGGCCTCCCACGACCCTTCGAGGACGTGTTCCCCCCAGCGGTCGAACTCGTCGTAGTAGTGGGTGTCGTCGAACTGCTCGGGCGGGTGGACGTCGCGGGTGTACACCACGCGCGCGCCCGCTCTGTGAGCGCGATCGACGAGCGTCGTCACCGCGTCGATGGCCGCCTCGCTCGGCGGGGCGTAGAGACTCCCGTCGGGGTGACAGAACCCGTTCTGCATGTCGACGACGATCACCGCCGTCCGGTCCGGATCGTACGGCATACTCGGGCCTAG comes from Haloplanus sp. XH21 and encodes:
- a CDS encoding cysteine hydrolase family protein; amino-acid sequence: MPYDPDRTAVIVVDMQNGFCHPDGSLYAPPSEAAIDAVTTLVDRAHRAGARVVYTRDVHPPEQFDDTHYYDEFDRWGEHVLEGSWEAELVDDLDVRPTDHVVEKHTYDAFHGTELDGWLSARGIDDLLICGTLANVCVLHTAGSAGLRDYRPVLVTDAIGYVEEDHHEYAVDHADWLFGETTTGEAVEFLPDC